One part of the Vicia villosa cultivar HV-30 ecotype Madison, WI linkage group LG6, Vvil1.0, whole genome shotgun sequence genome encodes these proteins:
- the LOC131611959 gene encoding F-box/kelch-repeat protein At3g23880-like → MSPMTSLPILPSDLIQEIISWLPVKPLVRFTCVSKHWKSLIFDPTFAKLHLQRSPKHTHTLLHLIEVDVINKTETWVVAPQSVHRLLENPSSTIVNEDKCHRYTNDDFYPIGSANGLVCLIGDKSIHGGNRELCCRFWNPSLRLRSENSPALYNIHSDVIVHLGFGYDDSGDKYKLVAVFWDHTVEKWEGRVHCMGDSCWRKTLACPDFPTLLRTLGGPYVNGSVNWLALNNLNCHEYGWENVTIEQVVIFSLDLQKETCKHMLLPDGLGEKPEYEPALAVLRGCMCLYYDHMKTHFVLWVMREFGVQESWTRLVNLSYVHLEWDFVPDIPLFPVCLSENGDVLILACSESCGEVIMYNQRDDKVEHIQVLDTQIWQADDHMKSLVLPRPHPH, encoded by the exons ATGTCTCCGATGACGTCTCTTCCAATTCTCCCTTCCGATCTTATCCAGGAAATCATTTCATGGCTTCCGGTGAAGCCTCTCGTGAGATTCACATGCGTTTCCAAACACTGGAAATCGCTCATCTTTGACCCAACATTCgctaaacttcatcttcaaagatcacccaaacacacacacaccctACTTCACTTGATCGAAGTCGATGTCATTAATAAGACAGAAACTTGGGTGGTAGCTCCACAGTCAGTGCATCGATTACTCGAAAACCCTTCCTCCACTATCGTCAACGAAGACAAGTGTCACCGTTATACAAACGATGATTTTTATCCAATAGGCTCGGCCAACGGTTTGGTCTGTTTGATCGGTGATAAATCAATACATGGTGGAAATAGGGAATTGTGTTGTCGGTTCTGGAACCCTTCTTTACGATTGAGATCCGAAAACTCACCAGCATTGTATAACATTCATTCTGATGTCATTGTGCACCTTGGATTTGGCTATGATGATTCAGGAGACAAATACAAG TTGGTGGCTGTGTTTTGGGATCATACAGTGGAGAAATGGGAGGGGAGAGTTCATTGCATGGGCGATAGTTGCTGGAGAAAGACTCTCGCCTGCCCTGATTTTCCAACTCTACTACGAACTCTCGGCGGACCATACGTGAATGGTAGTGTTAACTGGTTAGCACTTAACAACTTAAACTGTCATGAGTATGGATGGGAAAATGTTACCATCGAACAGGTAGTGATTTTTTCGCTTGATCTACAGAAGGAAACATGTAAGCATATGTTGCTACCTGACGGTTTAGGTGAAAAGCCCGAATATGAACCAGCTCTTGCTGTTTTAAGGGGTTGCATGTGCCTTTATTATGACCacatgaagacccattttgttttATGGGTAATGAGAGAGTTTGGAGTTCAAGAGTCTTGGACTCGTTTGGTGAATCTTAGCTATGTGCATCTTGAATGGGATTTTGTGCCTGATATCCCATTGTTTCCGGTGTGTTTGTCGGAGAATGGAGATGTCCTGATACTGGCCTGCTCAGAATCCTGTGGTGAAGTTATTATGTATAATCAAAGAGATGATAAAGTTGAACATATTCAAGTTCTTGACACCCAAATTTGGCAGGCCGATGATCATATGAAGAGCTTGGTTTTGCCTCGTCCTCATCCACATTAA